A portion of the Methanomicrobiales archaeon genome contains these proteins:
- a CDS encoding methyltransferase domain-containing protein, whose translation MQRRGSADEGRERHDGDKSRSLLKSSGGTAHVRATPFDRYPWLYDRWYDENPHIYQAEVRALEQYVPWRGSGLEVGVGTARFAAPLQIEVGVDISPAMVRIARERGVEAVVGAAEALPFCDRVFDFVLMVTVVCFIEDTLAAFREVRRILKEGGSLTLGIIDRESPLGRQYLRERAESIFFRDAVFYSTGEVESLLEKAGFLDREVVQTVFEGFPDAPSGFVVIHACKDTREAAPIDT comes from the coding sequence ATGCAGCGGCGTGGAAGCGCAGACGAGGGCAGAGAGCGGCATGACGGCGATAAGTCCCGATCCCTGCTGAAGAGTTCGGGCGGCACCGCGCATGTCCGTGCGACTCCTTTCGATCGGTATCCCTGGCTGTACGACCGATGGTACGACGAAAATCCGCACATCTACCAGGCCGAGGTGCGGGCGCTGGAGCAGTACGTGCCGTGGCGCGGGAGCGGGCTCGAGGTGGGCGTCGGGACCGCACGCTTCGCCGCACCGCTGCAGATCGAGGTCGGCGTGGACATCTCCCCTGCGATGGTGCGCATCGCCCGGGAGAGGGGTGTCGAGGCCGTCGTCGGGGCCGCCGAAGCGCTTCCGTTCTGCGACAGGGTCTTCGATTTCGTCCTCATGGTGACGGTCGTCTGCTTCATCGAGGATACGCTCGCCGCCTTCCGCGAGGTTCGGCGGATCCTGAAGGAAGGGGGTAGCCTGACCCTCGGGATCATCGATCGGGAGAGCCCGCTCGGGCGGCAGTACCTGCGGGAGAGGGCGGAGAGCATCTTCTTCCGCGACGCCGTCTTCTACTCGACCGGTGAGGTCGAGTCGCTGCTGGAGAAGGCCGGATTCCTGGACCGCGAGGTCGTCCAGACGGTCTTTGAGGGATTCCCGGATGCCCCGAGTGGTTTTGTGGTGATCCATGCCTGCAAGGATACACGGGAGGCTGCACCGATCGACACCTGA